TTTACCGGGTTGAATGAGTCCACGTCTTTTCGGGGCGATATTTCGTATTTTACCCTGTCTTCCGAAATGTGAGCGGGTAGCGGCCGCATGACGAGTATGCCGTGGACTTTTTCATCTTCGTTCAGTTGGTGGAGCTTTTTTACGAATTCTTCTTCCGGGGTGTTTTCGGGCATCTGTACTACGCTGGTTTCTATGCCGATCTCCGCACATCTTTTTTGGGCTCCTTTTACATACGACACCGAGTCGGGCCTTTCCCCTACTATCACTATGGCAAGGCCGGGGGTAACACCGCCTGCCTTTAATACCTCTACCTCACTTATTAGTTTTTGTTTTAATGCATCCGCCACTTCTTTTCCGCTTAAGATATCTGCCATTTGTCATGCCTCCAACTTTCATTTA
The Caldanaerovirga acetigignens genome window above contains:
- a CDS encoding tetrahydrofolate dehydrogenase/cyclohydrolase catalytic domain-containing protein, whose translation is MADILSGKEVADALKQKLISEVEVLKAGGVTPGLAIVIVGERPDSVSYVKGAQKRCAEIGIETSVVQMPENTPEEEFVKKLHQLNEDEKVHGILVMRPLPAHISEDRVKYEISPRKDVDSFNPV